Sequence from the Candidatus Neomarinimicrobiota bacterium genome:
TAGTTGCTTTCACCCATACTCCATCAACGGCAAAGAATCCGTTCTCGAGCAATGCGGTCGCCAATATATTCGAGACTTTTCGATCTGTAATTACGCTGAACAATTTCCCTTCGTGTGCCGATGTCCTCACAATTTGCGATATTAAGTGCCTTGCGAGAGTTTCAGTAATTGGATCGCGCACCAAGCGGATTAATGGAATGATAAGCTGAGTTAAAGTGGTCCGCCCAATTGACAGTAGTGCGAGGGGTTTATCTCCGACCTTGACGATGATATTTTGATAATCTCTCGGATTTGATAAGATTACTCTGACCTGCTTCCCAAATGCCGATCGCGATTCGCCTGTAGGCGATTTAAAAGTGGCTTCTAGAAAAGCGCCCGACTTTGCAGGAACTCGAGTTGTGTCAATGACTGAACCAGTTAATCGCACGGGCTGATATTCTGATTCTCTTTCAACTGAATCTTGCTGAATGATGAAATCTAAGGGGCGCATTATCCTAATTCCGAAAGTGCTATAAACCTTCTCCTCGCCATCCAATAATTCGCCATCCCTTGTAATAAAAAACTTTATACCTGCTGCAATAGAATATGCTAGATGACGCAAGTCAGATTTGTCACTCTCGCTGTGCCAGTCGTCAAATAATTCTCTTAGCCTCTTGTGAGAATCTTCGTAATCCTTGAGATCGCACTCGACAAGATGAAAACTCCGTACTTGTATTCGGTGCTTCCTGCGCATTGCCCTATCGGGATGACGAATAATTTCGTTGAAGATTTCATTAGTCAAACACAATACGACGCTTTCCCCTAGCCAGTCAGCTAGAAGTGAGTGTGATTCAATACTATCTGCATCTGGGGCTTTGCTCAAATCATAAAAAACATTGGCATCAACCACGATCTTCGTCTTTGATTGAGAATTCTTTTCCCAAGCTTGCGTGAAGAGCGTCGGGTGACCATGGTCGTACCACCAGATGGTTATAAGCTCCTTGGATTTTCCCCTTCCTTCTCTCTCGCCAGCTGCTACAAAACCAAGCTCCTGCCAGAATCCATCCAGTTTATAGCTACGTCGACATCTTGCCCTGATACCGGTATATTCGAGCGAAATCCTCTTGAGTTCATCTATCAGTATACGGGCTATGCCTTTCCGCCGATGGTTTTTCTTGACGCAGAGGTGAACAATGTAGGCCAACATCTGACGCCTGTTTATGCTGTATAGTAAGTAGCCGAGAACTTGGCCGTTTGGGCCAACGGCTATTAGTATTTTTCCATCTGAAGCATGCTGGCGATATGCACCCTCAGGGAGAAAACCCAGGGTCTTGCTATTCCGATTCCCCAGTTCAAGTACCTCCGCCATATGCGGCGAACTGGGCGTTAATCGTGCAATATGCGCTTGACTGTATGAATCATTTTCCGACGGATCGGCCATAGCCACTAATATTAGGCAAAAGTCAGGACAATGGCATATTCGAATCACTAGCAGCGCTTCTTGCCGTTATCGCCAAATGTAGGTTTAGATTATAGCACCTTCTATTTGGGTCTGGACCAGCCTGGAGACATTACCGGACTGTGAAATGATTCTTGCTGGTCTCTACAGCTGGCCGCCCCCACCCCCGTCAAACCTCCCCCTTCCCCCGCGCCCTTTTCGCCCCTACCTTCTAGCCGCTCTTTGACAATCTCCCGGCCCAGCCCCCTCTCCCTCGGGAGAGGGGGAGTTACGCAGTAACCGGGGTGAGGTGGAAGGCACATCACCCCGGACGCCCAGCACTGGTTTGGGGTCATGTTGGGGCCACTGTGGGGCCACTGTGGGGCCACAATGGTGTCAACTTGGTGTCACGATAGTGTCGCCTCGGTGCCACCCTCTCCGACGTGACCCGTGGCACCGGCCCCCCTTGGGGGGTACCTGCTGATTCACCTCTTCCCCGGCCCCCTCTCCTGAGGGAGAGGGGGAAATCCGCCAGCTGGCGGATGGGGGTGAGGTGGGTTTCACACCGCCAACGGCGGTGGGCCATCTTTGGGCCATGTTTAGGCCACCTTCACCGACGGAGGACATGACCCAAGACCCCCCCGGGGGGGTCACCTCCACCGACGCACGCGGTGGCCCCCTCCGCTTTAGGGACCTTGAGTCCGTCAGTCGACGGCCCGATCGCTGATTGCTGAGGCTCGCTGACGGCTGATTACTGGCAACGCGCAACTAGAAACTCCCCGCCCCGCTCCCTAACTTCCCCCCCATGTCCAAGGGCGTCACACCGCGCAGTCTCGATTACGCCCGCTGGTACACCGACGTGGTCCGGAAGGCCCAGCTGGCCGACTACGGTCCCGTGAAGGGCACCATGGTCATCCGGCCCTACGGCTACGCCATCTGGGAGGCCCTGCGAGAGGCCTTCGATAAGCGCTTCAAGGCCACCGGCCACCAGAACGCCTACTTCCCCCTGCTCATTCCCAAGTCGTTCCTCAGCCGTGAGGCCGAGCACGTGGCGGGCTTTGCCAAGGAGGCCGCCGTGGTCACCCACCACCGCCTTCGCGCCGCCGAGGGGGGTGGCGTCGAGGTCGACCCCGACTCAAAACTGGAGGAGGAGCTCATCATCCGCCCCACCAGCGAGACCGTGATCTGGGCCATGTACAAGCGCTGGATCAACTCCTACCGCGACCTCCCCATCCTCATCAACCAGTGGGCCAACATCGTCCGCTGGGAGCTGCGCACGCGCCTGTTCCTGCGCACGTCGGAGTTCCTCTGGCAGGAGGGCCACACCGCCCACGCCACCGAAGCCGAGGCCCGCGAGGAGACCCTGCGCATGCTGGCGATCTACAAGGAGGTGGTGGAGACGGAGCTGGCTCTGCCGGTCATCGCCGGCCTCAAGAGCGAGGCCGAGAAATTCCCCGGCGCCGTGGAGACCTGGTCCATCGAGGCCATGATGGGCGACCGCCGGGCGCTCCAGTGCGGCACGTCCCACTATCTGGGCCAAAACTTCGCCCGGGCCTTCGATGTCACCTATCGCACCGAGGCCAATGAGCAGGACTATGTCTATGCCACCAGCTGGGGCGTCTCCACCCGCTTGATTGGCGCCATGATCATGGCCCACGGCGACGACAAAGGTCTGCGCCTGCCGCCCCGCGTCGCGCCCGTCCAGGCCGTGGTGGTGCCCATTTTCAGGGATGAGACCCGCGGCGACGTGCTCACGGCGGCCCACAACCTCACGGACGCGCTCGGTGAGGCTGGCGTGCGCGCCCACTTGGACGACCGGGAAAACGTCTCGCCCGGCTTCAAGTTCAACGACTGGGAGCTGAAGGGCGCACCGCTGCGCATCGAGATCGGCCCCCG
This genomic interval carries:
- a CDS encoding GNAT family N-acetyltransferase; the protein is MADPSENDSYSQAHIARLTPSSPHMAEVLELGNRNSKTLGFLPEGAYRQHASDGKILIAVGPNGQVLGYLLYSINRRQMLAYIVHLCVKKNHRRKGIARILIDELKRISLEYTGIRARCRRSYKLDGFWQELGFVAAGEREGRGKSKELITIWWYDHGHPTLFTQAWEKNSQSKTKIVVDANVFYDLSKAPDADSIESHSLLADWLGESVVLCLTNEIFNEIIRHPDRAMRRKHRIQVRSFHLVECDLKDYEDSHKRLRELFDDWHSESDKSDLRHLAYSIAAGIKFFITRDGELLDGEEKVYSTFGIRIMRPLDFIIQQDSVERESEYQPVRLTGSVIDTTRVPAKSGAFLEATFKSPTGESRSAFGKQVRVILSNPRDYQNIIVKVGDKPLALLSIGRTTLTQLIIPLIRLVRDPITETLARHLISQIVRTSAHEGKLFSVITDRKVSNILATALLENGFFAVDGVWVKATMPLIDSASNILGRLLSMRESDSQISKYLEVIANRLETAVAANNLQLLLRLEKELWPLKFTDLDIPVYLVPIKPIWAKELFHTGIAEQDLFGGKPELLLKVENAYYRSATPRVITAPSRVLWYVSKGKGDYQYVKSIAATSYVDEVFIDKPKSLYRRYRRLGVYEWKHLVEIANGSLSRNIMAFKFSGSELFHNFIGIDSARKLWEQETGKSLTVQGPSRVNNDLFFRLYKIGIQFIMKG
- a CDS encoding proline--tRNA ligase, giving the protein MSKGVTPRSLDYARWYTDVVRKAQLADYGPVKGTMVIRPYGYAIWEALREAFDKRFKATGHQNAYFPLLIPKSFLSREAEHVAGFAKEAAVVTHHRLRAAEGGGVEVDPDSKLEEELIIRPTSETVIWAMYKRWINSYRDLPILINQWANIVRWELRTRLFLRTSEFLWQEGHTAHATEAEAREETLRMLAIYKEVVETELALPVIAGLKSEAEKFPGAVETWSIEAMMGDRRALQCGTSHYLGQNFARAFDVTYRTEANEQDYVYATSWGVSTRLIGAMIMAHGDDKGLRLPPRVAPVQAVVVPIFRDETRGDVLTAAHNLTDALGEAGVRAHLDDRENVSPGFKFNDWELKGAPLRIEIGPRDVAAEQAVVARRDQDDKSPLPLAQLPAAVAALLTEVQAELFRQASDFRAAHTHDLDQWDACRDVLAEGGFVHCGWDGEPASETAIKEQTKATIRCILPAESTAGRACIYSGQPARHVIILARAY